In Haloarcula halophila, a single window of DNA contains:
- a CDS encoding LolA family protein, with product MPVEPLPVVPGDRGGMNPPHTVPNTTYEIRYTGTDTLNGREVYVINITSPDEDISHQQTLWVDTELLYPIQRQTTWIHDGVERELTTTYTDVHVTPELPKGTFRFEPTPNTTLETPATPTVRQYDSIGELRSDTTVTVPTPDLPMSYELTTATRTEGQIRSVGLQYVNETSSISISAYNFTYPPENGETAVTIDGRQAVLSFGPTLMLSWNCERYRYTVRATGTTRQQLIAVGRSVGCPAT from the coding sequence ATGCCTGTCGAGCCACTACCGGTCGTACCCGGCGACCGCGGCGGCATGAACCCACCACACACTGTTCCGAACACCACGTATGAGATCCGATACACCGGGACGGATACGCTGAACGGACGGGAGGTGTATGTTATCAATATTACCAGTCCCGACGAAGATATCAGCCATCAGCAAACACTCTGGGTCGATACGGAGTTGTTGTATCCGATCCAGCGACAGACCACGTGGATACACGACGGGGTAGAGCGGGAACTGACGACAACGTACACCGACGTGCATGTCACTCCTGAGCTCCCGAAAGGAACGTTCCGATTCGAACCGACCCCGAACACGACGCTTGAGACGCCGGCCACGCCCACTGTCCGACAGTACGACAGTATCGGCGAGTTACGGTCAGATACTACGGTCACGGTGCCGACGCCGGACCTACCGATGTCGTACGAACTAACCACAGCAACGAGGACCGAGGGGCAAATCCGCAGCGTCGGCCTCCAGTACGTCAACGAGACAAGCAGTATCTCGATCTCGGCGTACAACTTCACGTATCCGCCCGAGAACGGAGAAACGGCGGTTACTATCGATGGGCGACAGGCGGTGCTTTCCTTTGGCCCGACACTGATGCTGTCCTGGAACTGTGAGAGATACCGATACACCGTTCGTGCAACGGGAACCACCAGACAACAGCTGATCGCTGTCGGTCGGTCGGTCGGCTGTCCAGCTACTTGA
- the yicI gene encoding alpha-xylosidase: protein MTSERITVAAVADYEVDGQRVRFDCEIDAPEPVTDRTVPVTLTVYDPRTFRFELLANPETHTDSEYPPVETDAVETDVALDIVESNGTLTVDTGALSITVGLDEWSFAVVDADTGETVFEEQRADPDVFGRQRVDALGFTQEEINHNPRRVDRTGTSFRLSPDEKIYGAGEQFVEFDRRGRELDLWHQEPLGTETERAYKNIPFHLSTNGYGLLLDTTARVHYDFGKTSTASGTMSVADDDFSFVFFYGPEFNDILQRYTAVTGRPSRPPKWSFGTWMSRLGYESREELEDVAARLREEEIPSDVLHLDPFWMRANKSTDLEWDTEQFPDPEGMIDELREDDFRLSLWEHPHVPVGTEAFEEGVDEGYFVTDGTGDAYVMDNTCQGDYRGALVDFTDPDAVEWWKAKHHRLLEQGVAVFKTDYGEYVPEDAVFANGRSGKTMHNLYPYLYNEAVYEAVGEVNGPEEAVVWGRSAWTGSQAFPMHWGGDPQTSWNGMSAALRGGLSASLSGIAFWSHDIGGFRGTPDDDVYTRWAQFGLLSSNSRCHGTTPREPWEFGEQALDVFREYARLRYRLLPYLYTYAEVAARTGLPVVRPLVLEYQDDPTVHRMDTQYLLGEDLLVAPVFEESGTRSVYLPEGEWRDYWTGQRHEGGRTVDVDVSISEMPVFVRAGSVLPEREPTQSVQPGTPAELELDATLADGHAEGRFYDADADALVEFTVDAGGDTLSVDLGACTADRVTVTIRDAAPETVVVDGETLEAVSTDPDAGTWTDTGTGVTIVV from the coding sequence ATGACCAGCGAACGCATTACCGTCGCCGCCGTGGCCGACTACGAGGTCGACGGACAGCGGGTCCGGTTCGACTGTGAGATCGACGCCCCGGAGCCGGTGACCGACCGCACCGTCCCGGTGACACTGACCGTCTACGACCCGCGGACCTTCCGGTTCGAACTGCTCGCCAACCCCGAGACACACACGGACAGCGAGTACCCGCCCGTCGAAACCGACGCCGTCGAGACCGACGTGGCGCTGGACATCGTGGAGTCCAACGGCACACTCACCGTCGACACCGGCGCGCTCTCGATCACCGTCGGCCTCGACGAGTGGTCTTTCGCCGTGGTGGACGCCGATACCGGCGAGACGGTCTTCGAGGAACAGCGGGCCGATCCCGACGTGTTCGGCCGCCAGCGAGTCGACGCACTGGGGTTCACCCAGGAGGAGATCAACCACAACCCCCGGCGGGTCGACCGGACCGGAACCTCGTTCCGGCTCTCGCCCGACGAGAAGATCTACGGCGCCGGCGAGCAGTTCGTCGAGTTCGACCGCCGTGGCCGGGAACTGGACCTCTGGCACCAGGAACCGCTCGGCACGGAGACCGAGCGGGCCTACAAGAACATCCCCTTCCACCTCTCGACGAACGGGTACGGCCTCCTGCTGGATACCACCGCGCGGGTCCACTACGACTTCGGGAAGACCTCCACTGCTTCGGGGACGATGTCGGTCGCCGACGACGACTTCTCGTTCGTCTTCTTCTACGGGCCGGAGTTCAACGACATCCTCCAGCGGTACACCGCCGTCACCGGCCGTCCCTCGCGGCCACCCAAGTGGTCGTTCGGAACGTGGATGTCCCGACTGGGCTACGAGTCTCGCGAGGAACTGGAGGACGTAGCAGCGCGCTTGCGCGAGGAGGAGATTCCCAGCGACGTGCTCCACCTCGATCCGTTCTGGATGCGGGCGAACAAGTCCACGGACCTGGAGTGGGACACCGAGCAGTTCCCCGATCCCGAGGGGATGATCGACGAGTTACGCGAGGACGACTTCCGGCTCTCCCTGTGGGAACACCCCCACGTCCCCGTCGGGACCGAAGCCTTCGAGGAGGGGGTCGACGAGGGCTACTTCGTCACCGACGGCACCGGCGACGCCTACGTGATGGACAACACCTGCCAGGGCGACTACCGCGGGGCGCTCGTAGACTTCACCGACCCCGACGCCGTCGAGTGGTGGAAGGCCAAACACCACCGACTCCTCGAACAGGGCGTCGCCGTCTTCAAGACCGACTACGGCGAGTACGTTCCCGAGGACGCCGTCTTCGCCAACGGCCGGAGCGGGAAGACGATGCACAACCTCTACCCGTACCTCTACAACGAAGCGGTCTACGAAGCCGTCGGTGAGGTCAACGGCCCCGAGGAGGCCGTCGTCTGGGGCCGGTCGGCCTGGACCGGGAGCCAGGCGTTCCCGATGCACTGGGGCGGTGACCCACAGACCAGTTGGAACGGGATGAGCGCGGCGCTTCGCGGCGGACTCTCCGCCTCGCTGTCGGGCATCGCCTTCTGGAGCCACGACATCGGCGGCTTCCGCGGCACGCCCGACGACGACGTCTACACCCGCTGGGCGCAGTTCGGCCTCCTCTCGTCGAACAGCCGGTGTCACGGGACCACGCCGCGGGAACCCTGGGAGTTCGGCGAGCAGGCCCTGGACGTCTTCCGGGAGTACGCCCGCCTTCGCTACCGGTTGCTCCCGTACCTCTACACGTACGCGGAGGTCGCCGCCCGGACCGGCCTCCCGGTCGTGCGCCCGCTGGTTCTGGAGTACCAGGACGACCCGACGGTCCACCGCATGGACACGCAGTATCTCCTGGGCGAGGATCTGCTTGTCGCGCCGGTCTTCGAGGAGAGTGGGACCCGGTCGGTGTATCTCCCGGAGGGCGAGTGGCGCGATTACTGGACCGGACAGCGTCACGAGGGCGGCCGGACCGTCGACGTCGACGTCTCCATCAGCGAGATGCCGGTGTTCGTCCGGGCCGGCAGTGTCCTCCCGGAACGCGAACCCACCCAGTCGGTCCAGCCCGGGACGCCCGCGGAACTGGAACTCGACGCGACACTGGCGGACGGCCACGCAGAGGGTCGGTTCTACGACGCGGACGCGGACGCACTCGTCGAGTTCACGGTCGACGCCGGCGGTGACACCCTGTCGGTCGACCTCGGGGCGTGCACGGCCGACCGCGTGACCGTGACCATCCGCGACGCGGCCCCCGAGACGGTCGTCGTCGACGGTGAGACGCTGGAGGCGGTCAGTACTGACCCCGACGCCGGTACCTGGACCGATACCGGAACCGGCGTGACGATCGTCGTCTGA
- a CDS encoding glycoside hydrolase family 3 N-terminal domain-containing protein — translation MTGPAIDDLVAELSLDAKVAQLGTVRIGSLLDDGAFSRERARAEIPHGIGRVTRVGRESGLEPTELAGVVADIQSFLRAETPHGIPAFVREESLCGYAGRRGATVPQAIGLASSWDPALAREVAVAVGEQLRAVGCQVTLSPVADLGVEPRWGRIEETFGEDPALAAEFTRAVVGGLGDSGVDATLKHFVGHGRPAGGRNRARPKACLGELRDADLIPFRAGIDAGAPSVMAAYNTVDGVPCHANRRLLTELLREEWGFRGTVVSDGRGIEMLADDYGVAPDRTAAGVQAIEAGIDVELPETECFGDRLVGAVRDGQVDESTVDRAVGRHLRQKADAGLFAASDSTPDPEQAHEAFGTDAVRSLARRAARRSLVLLETDGVLPLADASSVAVVGPNADAGRNLLGNYSYAGAENADGGIEVVTPRAALRERVAAVAYAEGCGVRAGPDDDIEAAVEAARGADVAVACVGGQSGIDVERDSPGTAGEALDRAELGLPGRQSELIERVAATGTPLVAVLVSGRPLAVPDVVERADATVAAWLPGQEGGAAIADVLLGADPGGRLPVSLPRSVGQLPIHYRQDAVSRGEYVFTEGTPLFPFGHGESYAAFEYGECSVAAEESQTDGTITVSVSVENVADRAGSEVVQLYARHRGGRTVRPERKLVGFERLDLDAGARATVTFALPTATLAVHDRDGRLVVEPGTVDLLVGRSAADSRGRATVELRGEPTRPDRRPHRAASTVRTR, via the coding sequence ATGACAGGACCAGCGATCGACGACCTCGTCGCCGAGTTGTCCCTCGACGCGAAGGTCGCACAACTCGGGACCGTCCGGATCGGGTCCCTGCTTGACGACGGCGCGTTCTCCCGCGAGCGGGCACGTGCCGAGATTCCGCACGGAATCGGTCGCGTGACGCGGGTCGGCCGCGAGAGCGGCCTCGAACCGACCGAACTCGCGGGCGTCGTCGCCGACATCCAGTCGTTCCTCCGGGCGGAGACACCCCACGGGATTCCGGCGTTCGTCCGCGAGGAGAGCCTCTGTGGCTACGCCGGCCGTCGCGGGGCGACGGTCCCCCAGGCCATCGGGCTGGCCAGTAGCTGGGACCCCGCCCTCGCGCGCGAGGTCGCGGTGGCGGTCGGCGAGCAACTGCGAGCAGTGGGCTGTCAGGTGACCCTCTCGCCGGTCGCGGACCTGGGCGTCGAACCCCGCTGGGGGCGGATCGAGGAGACCTTCGGCGAGGATCCGGCACTGGCCGCCGAATTCACACGGGCAGTCGTCGGGGGACTGGGCGACAGCGGCGTCGACGCCACGCTGAAACACTTCGTCGGGCACGGACGACCCGCGGGCGGGCGCAACCGTGCGCGCCCGAAGGCCTGCCTCGGCGAGCTGCGCGACGCCGATCTGATCCCGTTCCGGGCCGGGATCGACGCTGGCGCGCCGTCGGTGATGGCAGCGTACAACACCGTCGACGGGGTCCCCTGTCACGCGAACCGGCGGTTGCTGACCGAACTGCTCCGCGAGGAGTGGGGGTTCCGGGGGACTGTCGTCTCGGACGGTCGAGGGATCGAGATGCTGGCCGACGACTACGGCGTCGCCCCCGACAGGACCGCGGCCGGTGTCCAGGCAATCGAGGCTGGTATCGACGTGGAACTCCCCGAGACCGAGTGTTTCGGCGACCGGTTGGTCGGCGCGGTTAGGGACGGCCAGGTCGACGAATCGACTGTCGACAGGGCAGTCGGTCGCCACCTCCGACAGAAGGCCGACGCGGGACTGTTCGCGGCGTCCGATTCAACCCCGGACCCCGAGCAAGCACACGAAGCGTTCGGGACCGACGCCGTTCGCTCGCTCGCCCGCCGGGCCGCGCGCAGGTCGCTGGTGCTGTTGGAAACCGACGGTGTCCTTCCGCTGGCGGATGCCTCGTCGGTCGCCGTCGTCGGTCCAAACGCCGACGCGGGCCGGAACCTGCTGGGGAACTACTCGTACGCCGGCGCTGAGAACGCCGACGGTGGCATCGAGGTGGTGACGCCGCGAGCCGCCCTTCGCGAGCGCGTGGCCGCGGTAGCGTACGCAGAGGGCTGTGGGGTCCGGGCCGGCCCGGACGACGACATCGAAGCGGCGGTGGAAGCCGCCCGCGGCGCGGATGTGGCGGTCGCCTGCGTCGGCGGCCAGTCCGGAATCGATGTCGAGCGTGACTCGCCGGGGACGGCCGGTGAGGCCCTGGACCGTGCCGAACTCGGACTCCCAGGCCGGCAGTCGGAGCTGATCGAGCGAGTGGCGGCGACGGGGACGCCCCTCGTGGCAGTTCTCGTCAGCGGTCGCCCGCTCGCGGTCCCGGACGTGGTCGAGCGGGCCGACGCGACAGTGGCTGCGTGGCTCCCCGGGCAAGAGGGCGGGGCCGCCATCGCGGACGTGTTGCTGGGAGCCGACCCCGGTGGCCGGCTCCCGGTCTCGCTCCCGCGGTCGGTGGGCCAGTTGCCGATCCACTACCGACAGGACGCTGTCTCCCGGGGCGAGTACGTCTTCACCGAAGGGACGCCGCTGTTCCCGTTCGGCCACGGGGAGAGTTACGCGGCCTTCGAGTACGGCGAGTGCTCGGTCGCCGCCGAGGAGAGTCAGACTGACGGTACGATCACCGTATCCGTCAGCGTCGAGAACGTGGCCGACAGGGCTGGCAGCGAGGTCGTCCAGTTGTACGCCCGCCACAGGGGCGGGCGTACGGTCCGGCCCGAGCGGAAACTGGTCGGGTTCGAGCGCCTCGACCTCGACGCCGGGGCGCGGGCGACGGTGACGTTTGCCCTTCCGACGGCGACGCTGGCCGTCCACGACCGCGACGGGCGACTCGTCGTGGAGCCGGGGACCGTCGACCTCCTCGTGGGCCGGTCGGCTGCCGACAGTCGTGGGCGGGCGACCGTGGAACTGCGCGGGGAACCCACGCGGCCGGACCGGCGACCCCACCGCGCCGCGTCGACCGTCCGGACCCGATAG
- a CDS encoding DUF7521 family protein codes for MVLISTIADWLILTLAFGSTIIGAYIGYQAYRGYRRHDSLTMQYLSVGLFLLTAAAFTVAFVGSALLRGNLLPSNFQQPLTLVTRMLQFIGVLFIAYSLHRRG; via the coding sequence ATGGTCCTGATATCCACGATTGCCGACTGGCTCATTCTCACACTGGCTTTCGGGTCGACGATCATCGGTGCGTACATCGGGTACCAGGCATACCGGGGCTACCGCCGGCACGACAGCCTCACCATGCAGTACCTGTCCGTTGGCCTGTTTCTCCTCACTGCCGCCGCGTTTACTGTCGCGTTCGTCGGCTCAGCCCTGCTACGGGGCAATCTTCTCCCGTCGAATTTCCAGCAACCGCTCACTCTCGTCACGCGGATGCTCCAGTTCATCGGTGTCCTCTTCATTGCGTACTCACTCCACCGGCGCGGATGA
- a CDS encoding mandelate racemase/muconate lactonizing enzyme family protein, with protein sequence MTQDDQPDYRIPQGGGVPWRDMGMEETHRPPERDVEITDIKTMAIAGNFTWGIVKVETDSGVYGLGETFRAEAALDMAGRMDVDLVGENPLDTDRIRELLEQRYTGCGRIGQAAFTAIETACYDIKGKLFDVPVYELLGGKYRDEIKIYCDTHGGESLGEARDHDPKDVYTPEGYARAAREVVDEGFEALKFDLDVPTHAEYDEANRRMDNEALEHKVSLVEAVRDEIGYDIDLGMDLHWNFTTETAIRLGKKLERFDLAWLEDPVPPEKTESQKRVTEALDMPVLTGENLVKTDQFNEAAREGMMDIAAPDVNKCGGLGEYVDIATVCDLYGVPVASHNISSPLGTVAGAHVSAAIPNFLCMEWHSRDVPWWNDMCNRVEGSGPILEDGYIDVPEGPGLGVELDRDICEEYLVDGYDLII encoded by the coding sequence ATGACACAGGACGATCAACCCGACTACCGGATTCCACAGGGCGGCGGCGTCCCCTGGCGCGACATGGGGATGGAGGAAACTCACCGCCCACCCGAGCGAGATGTCGAGATCACCGACATCAAGACGATGGCCATCGCGGGCAACTTCACGTGGGGCATCGTCAAGGTCGAGACCGATTCCGGCGTCTACGGCCTGGGCGAGACGTTCCGTGCCGAGGCAGCTCTGGACATGGCCGGCCGGATGGACGTCGACCTCGTCGGCGAGAACCCACTGGACACCGACCGCATCCGCGAACTGCTCGAACAGCGCTACACCGGCTGTGGCCGCATCGGCCAGGCCGCCTTCACGGCCATCGAGACCGCCTGTTACGACATCAAGGGCAAGCTGTTCGACGTGCCCGTCTACGAACTGCTGGGCGGGAAGTACCGCGACGAGATCAAGATCTACTGTGACACCCACGGCGGCGAATCGCTGGGCGAGGCCCGCGACCACGACCCGAAGGACGTCTACACGCCCGAGGGCTACGCGCGTGCGGCCCGTGAGGTCGTCGACGAGGGGTTCGAGGCGCTGAAGTTCGATCTGGACGTGCCGACCCACGCCGAGTACGACGAGGCCAACCGGCGGATGGACAACGAGGCCCTGGAACACAAGGTCAGCCTGGTCGAGGCGGTCCGGGACGAGATCGGCTACGACATCGACCTGGGGATGGACCTCCACTGGAACTTCACGACCGAGACCGCGATCCGGCTGGGCAAGAAACTCGAACGGTTCGACCTGGCGTGGCTCGAAGACCCCGTCCCGCCGGAGAAGACCGAGTCCCAGAAACGGGTCACCGAGGCCCTGGACATGCCGGTCCTGACCGGCGAGAACCTCGTGAAGACGGACCAGTTCAACGAAGCGGCCCGCGAGGGGATGATGGACATCGCCGCGCCCGACGTGAACAAGTGCGGTGGCCTGGGCGAGTACGTCGACATCGCGACGGTCTGTGACCTCTACGGCGTTCCGGTCGCCTCCCACAACATCTCCAGCCCGCTGGGGACAGTCGCCGGCGCACACGTCTCGGCGGCCATCCCGAACTTCCTCTGTATGGAGTGGCACTCCCGGGACGTGCCGTGGTGGAACGACATGTGCAACCGGGTCGAGGGCTCCGGCCCCATCCTCGAAGACGGCTACATCGACGTCCCCGAAGGCCCCGGCCTGGGCGTCGAACTCGACCGTGACATCTGCGAGGAGTACCTCGTAGACGGCTACGACCTGATCATCTGA
- a CDS encoding ABC transporter ATP-binding protein: MGRLQLNDLTKVFESGANDIVAVNELNIDIRDGEFLVLVGPSGCGKSTTLRCIAGLERTTSGQILLDDRDITHRKPKERNMAMVFQNYALYPHMSVRKNIGYGLKITSDLDKDEINQRVEQTAELLEIKELLDKEPGDLSGGQQQRVALGRAIIREPEVFLMDEPLSNLDAKLRTTMRTEIQQLQQDMDITTIYVTHDQTEAMTMGDRIAILDDGELQQIGEPLECYHRPVNQFVAGFIGSPSMNFLSVRQSDDQLEHDEFTYDISTETQEALTEASRNLTLGIRPEHIQLVGGDEANAVPTTIQVVEPMGEVTYAYFEVGGQNYTASIDGERRIESGDEVHVVFPEEKIHLFDGRNGAAVKNSELDETFDTVRA, encoded by the coding sequence ATGGGACGCCTACAACTGAACGACCTGACGAAAGTATTCGAATCGGGCGCTAACGACATCGTTGCAGTCAACGAACTGAATATCGACATTCGGGACGGGGAGTTTCTCGTCCTAGTTGGCCCGTCGGGCTGTGGGAAGTCGACGACACTCCGGTGTATCGCCGGACTGGAGCGGACGACATCCGGGCAGATCCTCCTCGACGACCGGGACATCACACACCGCAAACCCAAAGAGCGCAACATGGCGATGGTGTTCCAGAACTACGCGCTCTATCCTCACATGTCCGTCCGGAAGAACATCGGCTACGGGCTGAAGATCACGAGCGACCTGGACAAAGACGAGATCAACCAGCGCGTCGAGCAGACCGCGGAACTGCTTGAGATCAAGGAACTGCTCGATAAGGAGCCCGGTGACCTCTCCGGTGGGCAGCAACAGCGTGTCGCCCTGGGTCGGGCGATCATCCGTGAACCGGAGGTGTTCCTGATGGACGAGCCGCTGTCGAACCTCGACGCGAAGCTCCGGACGACGATGCGGACCGAGATCCAGCAACTCCAGCAGGATATGGATATCACGACGATCTACGTCACCCACGACCAGACCGAGGCGATGACGATGGGCGACCGGATCGCGATCCTCGACGATGGCGAACTCCAGCAGATCGGCGAACCCCTGGAATGTTATCACCGGCCGGTCAACCAGTTCGTCGCCGGGTTCATCGGCTCTCCGAGCATGAACTTCCTTTCCGTCCGTCAGAGCGACGACCAGCTCGAACACGACGAGTTTACGTACGATATCTCCACTGAGACCCAGGAGGCACTCACCGAGGCCAGCCGGAACCTGACACTCGGTATCCGGCCGGAGCATATCCAACTGGTTGGCGGTGACGAGGCGAACGCAGTCCCGACGACAATCCAGGTCGTCGAACCGATGGGCGAAGTAACCTACGCGTATTTCGAGGTCGGTGGCCAGAACTACACCGCCAGCATCGACGGTGAACGCCGGATCGAGTCCGGTGACGAGGTCCACGTCGTTTTCCCGGAGGAGAAGATCCACCTCTTCGACGGCCGGAACGGAGCGGCAGTCAAGAACAGCGAACTCGACGAGACGTTCGACACGGTCCGGGCGTAA
- a CDS encoding IclR family transcriptional regulator, whose amino-acid sequence MSEPPSQPGSGRRVQAVQISCDILEALRENDGAGVSELAEQLDRSKATIHSHLATLTDNEFVVKHGDTYEISLRFVDVGEYAKNQIDIYEVAKEEVDRLAAETGEVAQFMVEEHGRGVYLHKARGENAIQTASYTGNRKDLHCTALGKAILSQLSTERIDEIIQRHGLPQRTEKTVTSREELFEALERIREEGVAFDDEEILKGLRCIAAPIEHPTGAIYGAISISGPTSRFKGDRFHEELPEIVQGAANVIEVNATQV is encoded by the coding sequence ATGAGCGAGCCACCGAGCCAGCCCGGATCGGGACGACGCGTCCAGGCAGTCCAGATATCCTGTGACATCCTCGAAGCGCTCCGTGAGAACGACGGGGCCGGCGTCTCCGAACTCGCGGAGCAGTTGGACCGGTCGAAAGCGACGATCCACAGCCACCTTGCGACGCTCACCGACAACGAGTTCGTCGTGAAGCACGGCGACACCTACGAGATCAGTCTCCGGTTCGTTGATGTCGGCGAGTACGCGAAAAACCAGATCGACATCTACGAGGTCGCCAAAGAGGAAGTCGATCGGTTGGCCGCCGAGACCGGGGAGGTGGCCCAGTTCATGGTCGAGGAACACGGCCGGGGCGTCTACCTCCACAAGGCACGTGGGGAGAACGCCATCCAGACAGCCTCCTACACCGGTAATCGGAAGGATCTCCACTGCACCGCGCTGGGGAAGGCCATCCTCTCGCAACTGTCGACCGAGCGGATCGACGAGATCATTCAGCGACATGGGCTGCCACAGCGGACCGAAAAAACCGTCACCAGCCGCGAGGAACTGTTCGAGGCCCTCGAACGGATCCGTGAGGAGGGCGTTGCCTTCGACGACGAAGAGATCCTCAAGGGGCTGCGATGTATCGCTGCTCCGATCGAACATCCGACCGGCGCTATCTACGGTGCGATCAGCATCTCGGGACCGACGAGCCGGTTCAAGGGTGACCGGTTCCACGAGGAACTCCCCGAGATAGTCCAGGGAGCGGCGAACGTGATCGAAGTGAACGCGACGCAGGTCTAG
- a CDS encoding C-terminal binding protein — MSEHTVVVTDHDFTDLSIEREGLDGVAEVVELTGDVGESAEDAHETLARADAVINLRYDLNAEAIDALTDCRVISRYGIGVDNIDVEAAGERGIPVTNVPDYCLEEVSVHALTLYLALARGLKPYDADVAAGGWDRDVATPIHRLSTQTVGVVGYGAIGRAVGERADALGTDVIASDPFLSEADVADDPATLVEFEELLERADFVTVHSPLVPETRGMFDADAFERMNEDAYFVNVARGPIVDGQALVDALDSGEIAGAGLDVFPEEPPAADDPLRDHPDVLTTPHVAWYSEEANDQRRRTVTDIVRTVLEGGEPWNVVND; from the coding sequence ATGTCTGAACACACTGTCGTCGTGACCGACCACGACTTCACGGACCTCTCGATCGAACGCGAGGGCCTCGACGGGGTCGCCGAGGTCGTCGAACTGACCGGCGATGTCGGCGAGTCGGCCGAGGACGCCCACGAGACGCTCGCCCGTGCGGACGCGGTCATCAATCTCCGGTACGACCTGAACGCCGAGGCGATCGACGCGCTGACCGACTGCCGGGTGATCTCCCGGTACGGGATCGGCGTCGACAACATCGACGTGGAGGCAGCCGGCGAGCGGGGGATTCCCGTCACGAACGTTCCCGACTACTGTCTGGAGGAGGTCTCCGTCCACGCACTGACGCTGTATCTCGCGCTCGCACGCGGGCTGAAGCCCTACGACGCCGACGTGGCTGCGGGCGGATGGGACCGTGACGTGGCGACACCGATCCACCGGCTCTCGACACAGACGGTCGGCGTCGTCGGCTACGGCGCGATCGGCCGCGCGGTCGGCGAGCGGGCCGACGCACTCGGAACCGACGTGATCGCCAGCGATCCCTTCCTCTCCGAGGCGGACGTGGCCGACGACCCCGCGACGCTCGTGGAATTCGAGGAGCTGTTGGAGCGGGCCGACTTCGTCACCGTCCACTCCCCGCTGGTCCCCGAGACCCGCGGGATGTTCGACGCCGACGCCTTCGAACGGATGAACGAGGACGCCTACTTCGTCAACGTCGCTCGCGGCCCGATCGTCGACGGCCAAGCGCTCGTCGACGCCCTGGACTCGGGTGAGATCGCCGGCGCGGGTCTGGACGTCTTCCCCGAGGAACCCCCGGCCGCGGACGACCCGCTCCGGGACCACCCGGACGTGCTGACGACGCCACACGTCGCCTGGTACAGCGAGGAGGCCAACGACCAGCGCCGGCGGACGGTGACCGACATCGTCCGCACGGTCTTAGAGGGCGGCGAGCCCTGGAACGTCGTCAACGACTGA
- a CDS encoding ArsR/SmtB family transcription factor produces MSEDPALEDVLELLSDQYARDILAATSEQPMSAQQLAQQCDMSEPTVYRRVEWLQEHGLLAERTEIQTGGNDYSVYRATLSEFTLTLEDGAFEPRIERRSTPAFPGQDEDDTADRFTKMWENL; encoded by the coding sequence GTGAGCGAAGACCCGGCGCTGGAGGACGTTCTCGAGTTGCTCAGCGACCAGTACGCCCGGGATATCCTCGCAGCAACGAGTGAGCAACCAATGTCCGCCCAACAACTCGCACAGCAGTGTGATATGTCGGAACCGACGGTATACCGCCGAGTTGAGTGGTTACAGGAACACGGATTGCTGGCAGAGCGAACGGAGATCCAGACTGGGGGAAACGATTACAGCGTCTACCGAGCGACGCTCTCGGAGTTCACACTTACCCTCGAAGATGGGGCGTTCGAGCCACGTATCGAACGCCGCTCGACGCCGGCGTTCCCGGGACAAGACGAGGACGATACGGCGGACCGGTTCACGAAAATGTGGGAGAATCTATAA